The following proteins are encoded in a genomic region of Arachis ipaensis cultivar K30076 chromosome B02, Araip1.1, whole genome shotgun sequence:
- the LOC107626227 gene encoding calmodulin-binding protein 60 B isoform X2, protein MHGREKRCLDSASADEGQPDRKRPALASVIVEALKVDSLQKLCSSLEPILRRVVSEEVERALAKLGPAKLTGRSSPKRIEGRDGKNLQLHFKTRLSLPLFTGGKVEGEQGSAAIHIVLIDANTGQIVTSGPESCAKLDVIVLEGDFNNEDDDNWTEEDFESHVVKEREGKRPLLAGDLQVTLKDGIGTLGELSFTDNSSWIRSRKFRLGLKVASGCCERMRIREAKTEAFTVKDHRGELYKKHYPPALTDEVWRLEKIGKDGSFHKRLNKAGIYTVEDFLRLVVRDPQRLRNILGSGMSNKMWDILVEHAKTCVLSGNLYVYYPDEARNVGVVFNNIYELSGLIANDQYYPADSLSESQKVYVDTLVKRAYENWMHVIEYDGKSLLNYNHNKSLDTSHPQAQISSHEYSNSFQQISVPSLPVPVNTGQPSVDSGVTVGGEQILAFPSQLSSPIIQPMK, encoded by the exons ATGCACGGCAGAGAGAAGCGGTGTTTGGATTCGGCTTCAGCTGACGAAGGACAACCTGATCGGAAGCGACCTGCTTTGGCTAG TGTAATTGTTGAAGCTCTGAAGGTTGACAGTCTGCAGAAGCTTTGTTCATCACTGGAGCCTATTCTTCGCAGAGTT GTTAGTGAAGAAGTTGAGCGTGCTTTGGCAAAACTAGGCCCTGCCAAGCTTACTGGAAG GTCTTCTCCAAAGCGCATTGAAGGCCGAGATGGCAAAAATTTACAGTTGCACTTCAAAACTAGGTTATCCCTTCCTCTCTTTACTGGTGGAAAAGTGGAGGGCGAGCAAGGGTCTGCCGCCATACATATTGTTTTAATTGATGCAAACACAGGCCAGATTGTCACATCAGGCCCAGAGTCATGTGCCAAACTAGATGTTATTGTGCTTGAAGGTGATTTCAATAATGAGGATGATGATAATTGGACTGAAGAAGACTTTGAGAGTCATGTTGTGAAAGAGAGGGAAGGAAAAAGGCCTCTTCTTGCTGGCGATCTGCAAGTTACACTGAAGGATGGTATAGGAACACTGGGTGAGCTCTCATTTACAGATAATTCTAGCTGGATAAGAAGTAGGAAATTCAGGCTGGGGCTGAAAGTTGCCTCCGGTTGCTGCGAGAGGATGCGTATTCGTGAAGCCAAAACTGAAGCTTTCACTGTTAAGGATCATCGTGGGGAAT TATACAAGAAACACTACCCTCCCGCCTTGACTGATGAGGTATGGAGACTGGAGAAGATTGGCAAGGATGGTTCCTTTCACAAAAGGCTAAATAAAGCTGGAATATACACCGTTGAAGACTTCCTAAGACTTGTGGTCAGGGACCCTCAGAGATTACGCAAT ATTCTTGGGAGTGGCATGTCAAATAAGATGTGGGATATTCTTGTTGAGCATGCAAAGACTTGTGTTCTCAGTGGAAATCTTTATGTATACTATCCTGACGAAGCAAGAAATGTGGGTGTTgttttcaataacatctatgagCTAAGTGGCTTAATTGCCAATGACCAATATTATCCAGCTGATTCTCTTTCGGAGAGCCAAAAG GTCTATGTTGACACATTGGTGAAGAGGGCATACGAAAATTGGATGCATGTTATTGAGTATGACGGGAAGTCTCTGCTAAATTACAACCATAATAAGAGTTTGGACACATCTCATCCTCAAGCTCAAATAAGCTCTCATGAATATTCAAACTCCTTCCAACAGATTTCAGTCCCAAGTTTACCAGTTCCAGTAAACACAGGGCAGCCTTCAGTGGATTCAGGAGTAACAGTTGGAG GTGAACAGATTCTAGCCTTTCCCTCCCAACTTTCTTCTCCCATCATTCAACCAATGAAGTAA